From Streptomyces chrestomyceticus JCM 4735, one genomic window encodes:
- a CDS encoding Tex family protein — MTASTEANGASGTIGSIEARIADELGVKERQVKAAVELLDGGSTVPFIARYRKEATEMLDDAQLRALEERLRYLRELEERRTAILESVRSQGKLDAALEAQIRGAESKARLEDIYLPYKPKRRTKAQIAREAGLEPLADGLLSDPSVEPTAAAAAFVDADKGVADPAAALEGARAILTERFSEDADLIGELRERMWSRGQVAAKVREGKEEAGAKFADYFDFAEPFTALPSHRVLAMLRGEKEEILDLALEPETEPVEGTTAYEQAIAHKFGITDRGRPADKWLKDTVRWAWRTRVLVHLGIDLRLRLRQAAEDEAVRVFASNLRDLLLAAPAGTRATMGLDPGFRTGVKVAVVDATGKVAATETIYPHVPQQKWDQSLATLARLAREHDVELIAIGNGTASRETDKLAADLIAAQPELKLTKVMVSEAGASVYSASAFASQELPELDVSLRGAVSIARRLQDPLAELVKIDPKSIGVGQYQHDLSEVKLSRSLDAVVEDCVNGVGVDVNTASAPLLSRVSGISSGLAENIVAHRDANGPFRARKALKDVARLGPKAYEQCAGFLRIRDGEDPLDASSVHPEAYPVVRRMVKTAGGEVSSLIGNTAVLRSLKPADFVDDSFGLPTVTDILQELEKPGRDPRPVFKTATFKEGVEKIGDLEPGMLLEGVVTNVAAFGAFVDVGVHQDGLVHVSAMSRTFVKDPRDVVKPGDIVRVKVLDVDIPRKRISLTLRLDDEPGKGGGADGGGQRQGAPREGRRGDREGQQRRGSTPRQRQGGTERRGGSRDAAPANGAMADALRRAGLLGKERGGR; from the coding sequence GTGACGGCATCCACCGAGGCCAACGGGGCGTCCGGGACCATCGGATCCATCGAAGCGAGGATCGCCGACGAGCTCGGCGTCAAGGAGCGGCAGGTGAAGGCCGCGGTCGAGCTGCTCGACGGCGGCTCGACCGTGCCCTTCATCGCCCGGTACCGCAAGGAAGCGACCGAAATGCTCGACGACGCGCAGTTGCGCGCGTTGGAGGAACGGCTGCGCTACCTGCGGGAGCTGGAGGAGCGGCGGACCGCGATCCTGGAGTCCGTACGGTCGCAGGGCAAGCTGGACGCCGCGCTGGAGGCGCAGATCCGGGGCGCCGAGTCCAAGGCCCGGCTGGAGGACATCTACCTGCCGTACAAGCCCAAGCGGCGCACCAAGGCGCAGATCGCGCGCGAGGCGGGCCTGGAGCCGCTGGCGGACGGCCTGCTGAGCGACCCGTCGGTGGAGCCCACGGCCGCCGCTGCCGCGTTCGTGGACGCGGACAAGGGCGTCGCCGACCCGGCCGCCGCCCTGGAGGGCGCGCGGGCCATCCTCACCGAAAGGTTCAGTGAGGACGCCGACCTCATCGGCGAGCTGCGGGAACGCATGTGGTCGCGCGGGCAGGTCGCCGCGAAGGTGCGTGAGGGCAAGGAGGAGGCGGGCGCCAAGTTCGCCGACTACTTCGACTTCGCGGAGCCGTTCACCGCGCTGCCGTCGCACCGCGTCCTGGCGATGCTGCGCGGCGAGAAGGAGGAGATCCTCGACCTGGCGCTGGAGCCGGAGACCGAGCCGGTGGAGGGCACCACGGCGTACGAGCAGGCCATCGCCCACAAGTTCGGCATCACCGACCGCGGCCGGCCGGCCGACAAGTGGCTCAAGGACACCGTGCGCTGGGCCTGGCGCACCCGCGTCCTGGTGCACCTCGGCATCGATCTGCGGCTGCGGCTGCGGCAGGCCGCCGAGGACGAGGCGGTACGGGTCTTCGCGTCCAACCTGCGCGACCTGCTGCTGGCGGCGCCCGCCGGCACCCGCGCCACGATGGGCCTGGACCCCGGTTTCCGTACGGGCGTGAAGGTCGCCGTCGTGGACGCGACCGGCAAGGTGGCGGCGACGGAGACGATCTACCCGCACGTGCCGCAGCAGAAGTGGGACCAGTCGCTGGCCACACTGGCGCGGCTGGCCCGGGAGCACGACGTCGAGCTGATCGCCATCGGCAACGGCACCGCGTCCCGTGAGACGGACAAGCTGGCCGCCGATCTGATCGCGGCGCAGCCCGAGCTGAAGCTGACCAAGGTGATGGTCTCCGAGGCGGGCGCCTCGGTGTACTCGGCCTCCGCCTTCGCCTCGCAGGAGCTGCCGGAGCTGGACGTGTCGCTGCGCGGCGCCGTCTCGATCGCGCGCCGCCTCCAGGACCCGCTGGCCGAACTGGTCAAGATCGATCCCAAGTCGATCGGCGTCGGTCAGTACCAGCACGATCTGTCCGAGGTGAAGCTGTCGCGTTCGCTGGACGCGGTGGTCGAGGACTGTGTGAACGGTGTCGGTGTGGACGTCAACACCGCCTCGGCGCCGCTGCTGTCGCGGGTGTCCGGCATCAGCTCCGGGCTGGCCGAGAACATCGTCGCGCACCGCGACGCCAACGGCCCGTTCCGCGCCCGCAAGGCCCTCAAGGACGTGGCGCGGCTCGGCCCGAAGGCGTACGAGCAGTGCGCGGGCTTCCTGCGCATCCGCGACGGCGAGGACCCGCTCGACGCGTCCAGCGTGCACCCGGAGGCGTACCCGGTGGTGCGCCGGATGGTGAAGACGGCGGGCGGCGAGGTGTCCTCGCTGATCGGCAACACGGCGGTGCTGCGCTCGCTGAAGCCCGCCGACTTCGTGGACGACTCCTTCGGCCTGCCGACCGTCACCGACATCCTCCAGGAGCTGGAGAAGCCGGGCCGCGACCCGCGCCCGGTCTTCAAGACGGCCACCTTCAAGGAGGGCGTGGAGAAGATCGGCGACCTGGAGCCCGGGATGCTCCTGGAGGGCGTGGTGACCAATGTCGCCGCCTTCGGGGCGTTCGTGGACGTCGGTGTCCACCAGGACGGCCTGGTGCACGTCTCCGCGATGTCCAGGACCTTCGTCAAGGACCCGCGCGACGTGGTCAAGCCGGGCGACATCGTGCGCGTCAAGGTGCTGGACGTCGACATCCCGCGCAAGCGGATCTCGCTGACGCTGCGCCTGGACGACGAGCCCGGCAAGGGCGGCGGCGCGGACGGCGGCGGACAGCGCCAGGGCGCCCCGCGCGAGGGGCGGCGCGGTGACCGGGAGGGCCAGCAGCGGCGCGGCAGCACCCCGCGTCAGCGCCAGGGCGGCACCGAGCGCCGCGGCGGCTCGCGGGACGCGGCCCCGGCGAACGGCGCCATGGCCGACGCCCTGCGCCGGGCGGGCCTCCTGGGCAAGGAGCGCGGCGGACGCTGA
- a CDS encoding FUSC family protein, whose product MPRAPRAVPTWLAHPLRWQRLPVPWAAVVRGALCAGPLLAAGVATGHPAAGVLAGLGSMLAGVNDRPGTRRRGVVHIGLPALASSLGMLMGATLQTVGAGWWVVPALFAVGFVSGAGSVAGPVRSNAGMQMLASTILGAGMPLSGAPWLKALYLLAGCLWLLLLRLVFHPPRPVGGPLSGERAAVATVFDALADALEAVGGPGAEAARRRLTAALDRADEALRLRRLLRRRPRADERLLAERLAAGTALCEASVALLWEAQPLPDRVAEGPRRFAEALRTGRPPGRLAAPETSSPARGAFDRALLDAAVVFARTEPLDTAGADGGPAAISGAVPVRTETSGETATDGQIETQPGDGERGTPAAERPAPGRRPSLRDRAIALLAPRTRRGRSLLGPAGRDYGLRVGLCIAVSAAVALALRAEHWYWLPATVTFLVKPDLGPLFSRTVNRFAGTVAGVLVFAAAGMLLDGWWWPALIAGAGGALLPFATRHFALQTVAITLMVLSFVHVSGDPQAALERIVDTSAACGIVLVVGHLPRLADPRRRVGHRVTAALRATGAYLGEVLRTEPGHDRGERLVLRREAYRALGEARAAAETAAAELVAARGRNPDWLTVVTAAERIVDAATACAVRLDHGARRPTRQEAHRLSEALTAMADALEDPGRPGPPALAAQIPPVPGCATLTDVAAELERMRGFAGAA is encoded by the coding sequence ATGCCCCGCGCTCCGCGCGCCGTGCCCACCTGGCTCGCCCACCCCCTGCGCTGGCAGCGGCTGCCCGTGCCCTGGGCCGCCGTGGTGCGCGGAGCCCTGTGCGCCGGCCCGCTGCTCGCCGCGGGCGTGGCCACCGGCCACCCGGCCGCCGGAGTGCTGGCCGGCCTCGGCTCCATGCTCGCGGGCGTCAACGACCGCCCCGGCACCCGCCGCCGCGGCGTCGTGCACATCGGCCTGCCCGCCCTCGCGTCGTCCCTCGGCATGCTGATGGGCGCCACGCTCCAGACCGTCGGCGCGGGCTGGTGGGTGGTCCCCGCACTGTTCGCCGTGGGCTTCGTCTCGGGCGCGGGCAGCGTCGCCGGACCGGTCCGGTCCAACGCGGGCATGCAGATGCTGGCCAGCACCATCCTCGGTGCGGGCATGCCGCTGTCCGGCGCGCCGTGGCTCAAGGCCCTCTACCTCCTCGCCGGCTGCCTGTGGCTGCTCCTGCTGCGCCTGGTGTTCCACCCGCCCCGCCCGGTCGGCGGCCCGCTCAGCGGTGAGCGGGCGGCCGTCGCCACCGTCTTCGACGCGCTCGCGGACGCGCTGGAAGCCGTCGGCGGACCCGGCGCCGAAGCGGCCCGCCGCCGCCTCACCGCCGCACTCGACCGGGCCGACGAAGCCCTGCGGCTGCGCCGCCTGCTGCGCCGCCGCCCCCGCGCGGACGAACGGCTGCTCGCCGAGCGGCTGGCCGCCGGCACCGCGCTGTGCGAGGCCAGCGTCGCGCTGCTGTGGGAGGCCCAGCCGCTGCCGGACCGGGTCGCCGAGGGCCCGCGCCGCTTCGCCGAAGCGCTGCGCACCGGCCGGCCGCCGGGCCGGCTCGCCGCTCCGGAGACCAGCTCCCCGGCGCGCGGCGCCTTCGACCGCGCCCTCCTGGACGCCGCGGTGGTCTTCGCCCGTACGGAACCGCTGGACACCGCCGGGGCCGACGGCGGGCCCGCGGCGATCTCCGGGGCCGTACCCGTGCGTACGGAGACGTCGGGGGAGACGGCGACGGATGGGCAGATCGAGACGCAGCCGGGGGACGGGGAGCGCGGGACCCCCGCCGCGGAACGTCCCGCGCCTGGCCGCCGCCCCTCCCTGCGCGACCGGGCGATCGCGCTGCTCGCCCCCCGTACCCGGCGCGGCCGGAGCCTCCTCGGGCCGGCCGGCCGCGACTACGGCCTGCGGGTCGGCCTGTGCATCGCCGTGAGCGCGGCGGTGGCCCTCGCGCTGCGCGCCGAGCACTGGTACTGGCTGCCCGCCACCGTCACCTTCCTGGTCAAGCCCGACCTGGGTCCGCTCTTCTCCCGTACGGTCAACCGCTTCGCCGGGACCGTCGCCGGCGTGCTGGTCTTCGCGGCGGCCGGGATGCTGCTGGACGGCTGGTGGTGGCCCGCGCTCATCGCCGGAGCGGGCGGCGCGCTGCTGCCGTTCGCCACCCGCCACTTCGCGCTGCAGACCGTCGCGATCACCCTGATGGTGCTGTCGTTCGTGCACGTCAGCGGCGACCCGCAGGCCGCGCTGGAGCGGATCGTGGACACCTCGGCCGCCTGCGGCATCGTGCTCGTCGTCGGCCACCTGCCGCGGCTCGCCGACCCGCGCCGCCGCGTCGGCCACCGGGTCACCGCCGCGCTGCGCGCCACCGGCGCGTACCTGGGCGAGGTGCTCAGGACCGAACCGGGGCACGACCGGGGCGAGCGGCTGGTCCTGCGCCGGGAGGCCTACCGGGCGCTCGGCGAGGCCCGCGCGGCGGCCGAGACCGCGGCCGCCGAACTGGTCGCGGCGCGCGGCCGCAACCCCGACTGGCTCACGGTCGTCACCGCCGCCGAACGCATCGTCGACGCGGCGACCGCCTGCGCCGTACGCCTCGACCACGGCGCCCGCCGCCCGACCCGGCAGGAGGCCCACCGGCTGTCCGAGGCGCTCACCGCGATGGCGGACGCGCTGGAGGACCCGGGCCGCCCCGGCCCGCCCGCACTCGCGGCGCAGATCCCGCCCGTACCGGGCTGCGCGACGCTCACGGACGTGGCCGCCGAGCTGGAACGGATGCGCGGCTTCGCGGGCGCGGCCTGA
- a CDS encoding oxidoreductase: MAAHYATFGLAPATRAGAVLSNGAYEAHRDFWDFIVDGRPLLLRLADLDAVSPLAADLGPSLFTAHVRRLLLEEDAPLADGRYVLYGCPECEGLECGAVTAVIERDGPDVVWRDFAWQTGRTADLRRDGYPGIGPFRFHGARYRAALENLLSEAGPERGAAASRRVLLVGRRVALPARLAAALRGIGIGAEITRDAAGASPDELRSYGAVAFGSAVGEAERTAVRAAFAAAGSSAVFVDLPVPVVPLLVARVEQALDRCPQDQRRLLRLAAARGEVTVETAVPCRIGITAYRVDRLSRTRTAELFAGQVEAGTHRLAVDARATRGTAYVVARTSGSVLVAPVAGE, from the coding sequence ATGGCTGCGCACTACGCGACCTTCGGACTGGCGCCCGCGACACGCGCCGGAGCGGTACTGTCCAACGGCGCGTACGAGGCCCACCGCGACTTCTGGGACTTCATCGTCGACGGCAGACCGCTCCTGCTGCGCCTGGCCGACCTCGACGCGGTCTCCCCGCTCGCCGCCGACCTCGGCCCGTCCCTGTTCACCGCGCACGTGCGGCGGCTGCTCCTGGAGGAGGACGCCCCGCTCGCCGACGGCCGCTACGTCCTCTACGGCTGCCCGGAGTGCGAGGGGCTGGAGTGCGGCGCGGTCACCGCCGTCATCGAGCGGGACGGCCCGGACGTCGTCTGGCGCGACTTCGCCTGGCAGACCGGGCGGACCGCGGACCTGCGGCGCGACGGCTACCCGGGCATCGGCCCGTTCCGCTTCCACGGCGCGCGGTACCGGGCCGCGCTGGAGAACCTGCTGTCCGAGGCCGGCCCGGAGCGCGGCGCGGCGGCCTCCCGGCGGGTCCTGCTGGTCGGCCGGCGGGTCGCGCTGCCCGCCCGGCTGGCCGCCGCCCTGCGCGGCATCGGCATCGGCGCGGAGATCACCCGGGACGCGGCGGGCGCCTCGCCGGACGAGTTACGTTCGTACGGAGCGGTGGCCTTCGGCAGCGCGGTGGGGGAGGCGGAGCGGACCGCGGTGCGCGCCGCGTTCGCGGCGGCGGGCTCCTCGGCGGTCTTCGTGGACCTGCCGGTGCCGGTCGTCCCGCTGCTCGTCGCCCGTGTCGAACAGGCGCTGGACCGGTGCCCGCAGGACCAGCGGCGCCTGCTGCGGCTGGCCGCGGCCCGCGGCGAGGTCACGGTCGAGACCGCGGTGCCGTGCCGGATCGGCATCACCGCGTACCGCGTGGACCGGCTGTCGCGCACCCGGACGGCGGAGCTGTTCGCCGGGCAGGTCGAGGCGGGCACGCACCGGCTGGCGGTGGACGCGCGGGCGACGCGGGGGACGGCGTACGTGGTCGCCCGGACGAGCGGCAGTGTGCTGGTCGCGCCGGTGGCGGGGGAGTAG
- a CDS encoding FAD-dependent oxidoreductase, protein MTTSDVIVIGGGVTGLTAAVRLAELGREVRVVSRDPARDTTSAVAGGLCWPYRVRPEERAVAWSLRSLHLLTELAARPAETGVRLVTGTMADAGDAEPDGWHAAVPGLRRATPDELPPGCGAGWRAAVPLVDMPSHLRYLERRLARAGGTVQRRPFTSLAEAGREAGTVVNCSGLGARELVPDVAVQPVQGQLVIVENPGIEEWFGSADAHAESTTYILPQPYGVVLGGTAREGAWSREPDPATARAIVERCARVHPKLAHARVLAHRVGLRPGRTAVRLEAERLPGGALCVHNYGHGGAGVTVAWGCADEVVRLTGDGAG, encoded by the coding sequence ATGACGACGAGCGATGTGATCGTGATCGGCGGCGGGGTGACCGGCCTGACGGCCGCCGTCAGGCTGGCGGAGCTCGGGCGCGAGGTGCGGGTCGTCAGCCGTGACCCGGCCCGGGACACCACCTCCGCGGTCGCGGGCGGCCTGTGCTGGCCCTACCGGGTGCGGCCGGAGGAACGCGCGGTCGCCTGGTCGCTGCGCTCCCTCCACCTGCTCACCGAGCTGGCGGCGCGCCCGGCGGAGACCGGCGTACGGCTGGTGACCGGCACGATGGCCGACGCCGGGGACGCGGAGCCGGACGGCTGGCACGCGGCGGTGCCGGGGCTGCGGCGGGCCACGCCGGACGAGCTGCCGCCGGGCTGCGGCGCGGGCTGGCGGGCCGCGGTGCCGCTGGTGGACATGCCGTCCCATCTGCGGTACCTGGAGCGGCGGTTGGCGCGGGCGGGCGGCACGGTGCAGCGGCGGCCGTTCACCTCGCTCGCGGAGGCGGGGCGGGAGGCCGGCACGGTCGTCAACTGCTCCGGGCTGGGTGCCCGGGAGCTGGTGCCGGACGTGGCGGTGCAGCCCGTGCAGGGACAGTTGGTGATCGTGGAGAACCCCGGTATCGAGGAGTGGTTCGGGTCGGCGGACGCGCACGCCGAGAGCACGACGTACATCCTGCCGCAGCCGTACGGGGTGGTCCTCGGCGGCACGGCGCGCGAGGGCGCCTGGTCGCGGGAGCCGGACCCGGCGACCGCCCGCGCGATCGTGGAGCGCTGCGCGCGGGTCCACCCGAAGCTGGCGCACGCCCGTGTCCTGGCGCACCGGGTCGGTCTGCGCCCGGGACGCACCGCCGTACGGCTGGAGGCGGAGCGGCTGCCGGGCGGCGCGCTGTGTGTGCACAACTACGGGCACGGCGGGGCGGGTGTGACGGTGGCGTGGGGGTGCGCGGACGAGGTGGTGCGGCTGACGGGCGACGGGGCGGGGTGA
- a CDS encoding BCCT family transporter: MADLPGEPRRTGPPQTDRVVFGVTALLTLAFIVWGATSTESLKSASSTMLDWVIANGGWAFVLSASGFVVFAIWLAVSKYGRITLGKEGEEPEFRTVSWVAMMFSAGMGIGLMFYGVSEPLGHFGAPPPGTDPKDAAQAMDTALATTLFHWTLHPWAIYAVVGLAIAYSAFRRGRRQTISAVFTPLIGQRRANGWGGQVIDILAIFATLFGSAASLGLGALQIGSGIKVLGWMDKVSTTLLVAVIAVLTVAFILSAVSGIARGVQMLSNINMVLALILAVFVFVVGPTVLILNMLPTSIGTFIGELPQLAGRTEASSGDKVGDWLRGWTVFYWAWWISWTPFVGMFIARISRGRTIRQFIGGVILVPSVVSLLWFAVFGSSAMHLQDTKRLAGETTPEGQLFDVLHQYPAATLTSILVMILVGIFFVSGADAASIVMGTLSQKGSFEPTRLVVVFWGVVTGAVAAIMLLIGGGSGDALTGLQNLTILVAVPFTLVMIAMCWALMKDLRHDPLIVRGQKGEEVVELAVIAGHERYDGDFEIRIGPGNGADGTRAGAAGASAPAAEEGTP; the protein is encoded by the coding sequence ATGGCGGACCTTCCCGGCGAGCCGCGGCGCACCGGCCCTCCGCAGACCGACCGCGTGGTCTTCGGCGTCACGGCGCTGCTCACCCTCGCCTTCATCGTCTGGGGCGCCACCTCCACCGAGTCGCTCAAGAGCGCCTCGTCGACGATGCTGGACTGGGTCATCGCGAACGGCGGCTGGGCCTTCGTGCTCTCCGCCTCCGGCTTCGTGGTCTTCGCGATCTGGCTGGCGGTGAGCAAGTACGGCCGGATCACGCTCGGGAAGGAGGGCGAGGAGCCCGAGTTCCGTACGGTGTCCTGGGTCGCGATGATGTTCAGCGCGGGCATGGGCATCGGCCTGATGTTCTACGGGGTCAGCGAGCCGCTGGGGCACTTCGGCGCGCCGCCGCCGGGCACCGACCCCAAGGACGCCGCCCAGGCCATGGACACCGCGCTGGCCACCACCCTCTTCCACTGGACGCTGCACCCCTGGGCGATCTACGCGGTCGTGGGGCTGGCCATCGCGTACAGCGCCTTCCGGCGGGGGCGGCGGCAGACCATAAGCGCGGTGTTCACCCCGCTGATCGGCCAGCGGCGGGCCAACGGCTGGGGCGGGCAGGTCATCGACATCCTGGCCATCTTCGCCACGCTCTTCGGCTCCGCCGCCTCGCTGGGGCTCGGCGCGCTCCAGATCGGCAGCGGGATCAAGGTGCTCGGCTGGATGGACAAGGTCAGCACCACCCTGCTCGTCGCCGTCATCGCCGTACTGACCGTCGCCTTCATCCTGTCGGCGGTCTCCGGCATCGCCCGGGGCGTCCAGATGCTGTCCAACATCAACATGGTGCTGGCGCTGATCCTGGCCGTCTTCGTCTTCGTCGTCGGACCGACCGTCCTCATCCTGAACATGCTGCCGACCTCCATCGGCACCTTCATCGGCGAACTGCCGCAGCTCGCCGGCCGGACGGAGGCCAGCAGCGGCGACAAGGTCGGTGACTGGCTGCGCGGCTGGACGGTCTTCTACTGGGCGTGGTGGATCTCCTGGACGCCGTTCGTCGGCATGTTCATCGCCCGGATCAGCCGCGGACGCACGATCCGGCAGTTCATCGGCGGGGTGATCCTGGTGCCGAGCGTGGTGAGCCTGCTGTGGTTCGCGGTGTTCGGCAGCTCCGCGATGCACCTCCAGGACACGAAGCGGCTCGCCGGCGAGACCACGCCGGAGGGGCAGCTCTTCGACGTGCTGCACCAGTACCCGGCGGCCACCCTCACCAGCATCCTGGTCATGATCCTCGTCGGGATCTTCTTCGTCTCCGGCGCGGACGCCGCGTCCATCGTGATGGGCACCCTCTCGCAGAAGGGGTCCTTCGAACCGACCCGGCTCGTGGTCGTCTTCTGGGGCGTGGTCACCGGCGCGGTCGCCGCGATCATGCTGCTGATCGGCGGCGGTTCGGGCGACGCCCTCACCGGGCTGCAGAACCTGACGATCCTGGTCGCGGTGCCCTTCACCCTGGTGATGATCGCGATGTGCTGGGCGCTGATGAAGGACCTGCGCCACGACCCGCTGATCGTCCGCGGGCAGAAGGGCGAAGAGGTCGTCGAACTGGCCGTCATCGCGGGCCACGAGCGTTACGACGGCGACTTCGAGATCCGTATCGGACCGGGCAACGGCGCGGACGGCACCCGGGCCGGGGCGGCCGGCGCGTCCGCCCCGGCCGCCGAGGAGGGCACGCCGTAG
- a CDS encoding M14 family metallocarboxypeptidase yields MTSLSRGLAFGALAAALTATLLAAPPAGASGPDLPRTGFETSNGARWTSQPEERDFLAAVDRASDRVRTERIGTTAQGRPLQLVRIGAPAPKSAAEVRRGSAVLLICSQHGDEPSGREACLSTVRDLAFAGDRATRRFLERTSVLVVPTANPDGRAADTRGNSDGVDINRDHLALKTAEARALAAVQRDHRPDIVYDLHEYGPTVPYYMKDLLSLWPRNLNTARAVHRESTALSEKYVRPAAADAGFSTGIYGIWTDPVTGDPVKQVAGDGQERILRNTAGVKNSVGLLVETRVDALTDAEKADPALNNRRRVASQHAALDGLFDFVGERRARIETATARARLAGYADRGPVYLGGADNEPPSAEKVLADPPCAYRLDARQYAQVKDELALHGVLSHRAAKGGAVVPLRQSLRALVPLLLDGRADYHLTAATPLKGC; encoded by the coding sequence GTGACATCCCTCTCCCGCGGCCTCGCCTTCGGGGCGCTGGCCGCCGCGCTCACCGCGACCCTGCTGGCCGCGCCGCCCGCCGGGGCGTCCGGCCCGGACCTGCCCCGTACCGGCTTCGAGACCAGCAACGGCGCCCGCTGGACCAGCCAGCCGGAGGAGCGGGACTTCCTCGCCGCCGTGGACCGGGCGAGCGACCGTGTCCGTACGGAACGGATCGGCACCACCGCACAGGGCCGCCCGCTCCAGCTCGTCCGCATCGGCGCACCGGCCCCGAAGAGCGCGGCCGAGGTGCGGCGCGGCAGCGCGGTGCTGCTGATCTGCTCGCAGCACGGCGACGAGCCGTCCGGGCGCGAGGCGTGCCTGTCCACCGTCCGGGACCTCGCCTTCGCCGGGGACCGGGCCACCCGGCGCTTCCTGGAACGCACGAGTGTGCTGGTCGTGCCGACCGCCAACCCGGACGGCCGGGCCGCCGACACCCGGGGCAACTCCGACGGCGTGGACATCAACCGCGACCACCTCGCCCTGAAGACCGCCGAGGCGCGGGCGCTGGCCGCCGTACAGCGCGACCACCGCCCGGACATCGTCTACGACCTGCACGAATACGGGCCCACCGTGCCCTATTACATGAAAGACCTGCTCTCCCTGTGGCCCCGCAACCTCAACACCGCCCGCGCGGTGCACCGGGAGTCCACCGCCCTGTCCGAGAAGTACGTCCGCCCCGCAGCGGCCGACGCCGGTTTCAGCACCGGCATCTACGGCATCTGGACCGACCCGGTGACCGGCGACCCGGTCAAGCAGGTGGCCGGTGACGGCCAGGAGCGCATCCTGCGCAACACCGCCGGGGTGAAGAACTCCGTCGGGCTGCTCGTGGAGACCCGGGTCGACGCGCTGACCGACGCCGAGAAGGCCGACCCGGCGCTGAACAACCGCCGCCGGGTCGCCTCCCAACACGCCGCGCTGGACGGGCTGTTCGATTTCGTTGGTGAACGCCGGGCCCGGATCGAGACCGCCACGGCCCGCGCCCGGCTGGCCGGTTACGCCGACCGGGGGCCCGTCTACCTCGGCGGCGCGGACAACGAACCGCCTTCCGCCGAGAAGGTCCTGGCCGACCCGCCGTGCGCGTACCGCCTCGACGCGCGGCAGTACGCCCAGGTCAAGGACGAACTCGCCCTGCACGGAGTGTTGTCGCACCGAGCCGCGAAGGGCGGCGCCGTGGTGCCATTGCGCCAGTCGCTGCGCGCCCTCGTCCCGCTGCTGTTGGACGGCCGGGCCGATTATCACCTTACGGCCGCGACTCCGCTCAAGGGCTGCTGA